A stretch of DNA from Sugiyamaella lignohabitans strain CBS 10342 chromosome B, complete sequence:
GTATGAATAACACCTATCTTCTAATGAGAGTATACTTGAATAGATAAGTGGATCTCGGAAAGTGCCGGAGACATTTCTCCTCTTGAAGACTTCGCCGGCACTAGATCAGCAAACTACACCACGTGTTTATCAATACAAGACACAGGCTGTACGATTGTGTTAGCTTTTAAGTggagctcttcttctaaaGCGATTATAGGAACCTCCAAATATTTAGGATCGGCCTACAGGGGCCCATATAATTATTCTTTGCATTTCAGGTATACTTCAGGCATCTAAGCTCATTACTGCACCGAGCCTacaattatttttttattggaATAGCAAGACTCACCATACCTCTCGTAAACACATgaattgatttcttttttttttccccTTAGTCGGTCAAGTGAACTAAATCTGAATACTCGAGACAGCTTATAGACTTCGCGATAGATACATCCTAACCCACATGATGTACGGCGCTAGCAGGTCTCATCTGCAGATTCGACTCTTATTGGTTAAAGAGGTTCGCAGGAAAAGTAGAAGTTGAAATTTGAACGAGAGAACGAGTTTCAAGCCAATCCACGCCAAAACACACGCATCTAATTCATATACACAATGGCCAAGCCCGCTGGAGTTTCGTAAGTCTACTTTTGCGCATTAACAGGATACTCATGTTGGATCTCTGATTTCCCTCAGAAGTGCACTGGCATCGAAATTCCACTACTCAGATACATGAGCCAGGTGTCAAATAGTCATGTTCGAGTATCTCGAGCCGGTTGTCTGGAATTGGGACCAATGATTGAGCAACATGTTGAAGTTTTTGCGAATTCGCAATGATGTCAATCGTTCAAGGAAACGGTTTGTAACCGCTGTTCCCTGGCGTAGTGGGACTTTTTGATACCATCAACCAGATTAGGAAGCTCTGGATGGATGTGAAATGGGTTACTTGGCCATAAGTCTATGGATACCAAGCTACTTATAGTTCAATGACTAACTTCCAGTTTTAACAAATACgttgctattgctgctcGTACCTTGAGACGTGCTCTCAAGGAGGACCAACGTGTCGCTGCCCAAAAGGTCGACTTCCTCGAGACCAAGGCCGCTAGATGGACTGATGGCAAGCGTAAGTAGATACCTCTGGTTTAATGCCAGCCATTTAAATCACGGATATAACGTGCTTGGatgtttttatttgttcCATGATACTCTTAAAGATATTGAGACTAACTATACAGAATCCGAGCCTCAACTTTTGTCTGTTGGTCTTAAGAACACCACCGCCTAAGCGCTCGATCTAGGTTCATTTATGTAATTAAAATTGATAAAAGTTCACTGTAATGAGAGATTAGGGCCTTAAAACAAGCTCACTGTGGACAGGGTCCAGAGTTTCGGGGCTCTCACTTAACTACTAAGCCACTTTGCTCCTGAAAAATAGGACCCGCCCCCATTGTATAATATCCTGAGAGACAGTAAAACATATTTCACAAACTATTGAGGACGATTTGAGCCAATCCCCAAAGCCCCGGTCCCGGCGTCAGCGGAGGTCGAGCTCGTTGAGACATGACTGTTCACATCTCGGTATCAGATAAATGGCATTTATTGACTTGCAGGCAGACGAAATTTAAGCATATTACGGAAGATACCCCGCTGATGTCGGCAGGACCTAACTCGGCTTAACTTCGTAGAACTATAGAGGTAAAATTCGAAATTGgacaaataaaataccaGGGTGTATTGGTTCTTTAAAACTACCAGATTTATAGAGAAAAGTTGACACAGATCATTCAGTCGCATTTCTTGCAGAGCTTCAATTTACCATTTTGTGTTTAGACTGTGTCATAGCGGAGGGTCTAGCGTTGGAATGTTATGAGATAGATTGAGAAAAGTTCGCTGGAAATGTTTTCACAAATGTCAACGCGGATATGTCTCGTCAGTAGAAATATATCTATTGACCATTCTGTGCTAGGTGGGAATACTCTGGCAATAGGACTGGCGAGAGGCTATCTACAGTCGAGGTTAGGTGTTGGACTCAGTCATCGAAGCGCTCATACTGGAACTAGATCAGTTGGAAAAGTGAGCATAAGGAATACAAGACTATTGGCGGGGTCAATTCTGAATGATGTAGTTAAGGGGTTTAGACCTGCTATAACATCGGACGCTAATAATGTTTCTGGAGCATTATTTTCGAGAACGTTTATGAGCACACCCAATGCATCTGCTGGCAAGCAAGCTGCTAATTCTAATAAAACAACAGATGGACCAATagattcatcatcaaaccTCTCACAAGGCACACAGCCAGACTCTTCTGTTCAGCAAGCACCTGCAGATTTCACAAAATCGGAGAAAGCTATTCAGGCTGCTCAGGTGAATTTAGCAGCCAGACTGCCTCAACATGCAAatggtgctagtggtagtGGGTCCAGAAAAGAGATTTTTCGTCTATTCTCGCTTGTAAGGGGTGAGAAGAAAAACTTGGCAGCTGCCATGGCTCTTTTACTCCTGTCCTCAGGTGTAACTTTAACTCTACCCTGGGTTATTGGTAAAATATTGGATGCAGTAAATAATGCAACTCCCACAGAGCCGCCTCTTGTATTTGGATTACCATTAAGCCATTTCTTCATAGGTCTTGGATCTGTGTTCCTGGTTGGCAGTGCAGCGGTGTTCGGTAGAACTGTTCTCTTACGAACAATTGGTGAGAGAGTAGTGTCCAAACTACGTTTGGCTATCTTCAAAAAAACTATTTCTCAGGATGCGGAATTTTTTGATGCCAATAGAGTCGgtgatttgatttcaagactAACAACAGATGCAAATGTTGTATCGAAATCGGTCACTCAGAATATTGCTGATGGTCTGCGATCCACTTTGAGTGCTATAATGGGCGTGGGAATGATGAGTTACATTTCGCTAGAACTAACTAGCACAATAATGCTTGTATTACCTCCTGTTCTTGCTGGAACCTGGCTCTACGGAAGAAAGGTGCGCCAGATTTCTAGAAATTTCCAAGTCGCCCTTGGTTCGCTTACAAAAGTTTCTGAAGAACGATTTAGTAATGTTCGTACTGCTCAATCCTTCGTAGGAGAGTCACAAGAAGTAAGGCTTTACGCTGATCGGGTAAGAGAGGTTTTCGGCATTGCCAAACAAGAAGCCGTCGCGAAtggaacttttttttcaattgttcaGTTAACGGGAAATTTCGCTCTTATGGGATTATTGGCCATTGGAGCTA
This window harbors:
- the MDL2 gene encoding ATP-binding cassette permease MDL2 (Mitochondrial inner membrane half-type ABC transporter; required for respiratory growth at high temperature; localizes to vacuole membrane in response to H2O2; similar to human TAP1 and TAP2 implicated in bare lymphocyte syndrome and Wegener-like granulomatosis; GO_component: GO:0016021 - integral component of membrane [Evidence IBA,IEA,IEA]; GO_component: GO:0016021 - integral component of membrane [Evidence ISM] [PMID 12192589]; GO_component: GO:0016020 - membrane [Evidence IEA]; GO_component: GO:0005743 - mitochondrial inner membrane [Evidence IEA,IEA]; GO_component: GO:0005743 - mitochondrial inner membrane [Evidence IDA] [PMID 11251115]; GO_component: GO:0005739 - mitochondrion [Evidence IEA]; GO_component: GO:0005739 - mitochondrion [Evidence IDA] [PMID 16823961]; GO_component: GO:0005886 - plasma membrane [Evidence IRD]; GO_component: GO:0005774 - vacuolar membrane [Evidence IDA] [PMID 23509072]; GO_function: GO:0005524 - ATP binding [Evidence IEA,IEA]; GO_function: GO:0016887 - ATPase activity [Evidence IEA]; GO_function: GO:0042626 - ATPase activity, coupled to transmembrane movement of substances [Evidence IEA]; GO_function: GO:0017111 - nucleoside-triphosphatase activity [Evidence IEA]; GO_function: GO:0000166 - nucleotide binding [Evidence IEA,IEA]; GO_function: GO:0015421 - oligopeptide-transporting ATPase activity [Evidence IBA]; GO_function: GO:0015421 - oligopeptide-transporting ATPase activity [Evidence ISA] [PMID 11251115]; GO_function: GO:0005215 - transporter activity [Evidence IEA]; GO_process: GO:0006200 - ATP catabolic process [Evidence IEA]; GO_process: GO:0070301 - cellular response to hydrogen peroxide [Evidence IDA] [PMID 23509072]; GO_process: GO:0008152 - metabolic process [Evidence IEA]; GO_process: GO:0090374 - oligopeptide export from mitochondrion [Evidence ISA] [PMID 11251115]; GO_process: GO:0006857 - oligopeptide transport [Evidence ISA] [PMID 11251115]; GO_process: GO:0055085 - transmembrane transport [Evidence IBA,IEA]; GO_process: GO:0006810 - transport [Evidence IEA,IEA]); the encoded protein is MSTRICLVSRNISIDHSVLGGNTLAIGLARGYLQSRLGVGLSHRSAHTGTRSVGKVSIRNTRLLAGSILNDVVKGFRPAITSDANNVSGALFSRTFMSTPNASAGKQAANSNKTTDGPIDSSSNLSQGTQPDSSVQQAPADFTKSEKAIQAAQVNLAARLPQHANGASGSGSRKEIFRLFSLVRGEKKNLAAAMALLLLSSGVTLTLPWVIGKILDAVNNATPTEPPLVFGLPLSHFFIGLGSVFLVGSAAVFGRTVLLRTIGERVVSKLRLAIFKKTISQDAEFFDANRVGDLISRLTTDANVVSKSVTQNIADGLRSTLSAIMGVGMMSYISLELTSTIMLVLPPVLAGTWLYGRKVRQISRNFQVALGSLTKVSEERFSNVRTAQSFVGESQEVRLYADRVREVFGIAKQEAVANGTFFSIVQLTGNFALMGLLAIGANMVTSGSLTFGQLTSYIMYTAYAGSAVSGIGNFYSELMKGSGAASRLFEIMDRNPSIHPSKGEKLENPRGIIKFENVKFAYPTRPAVNIFQNLTFTIPPGSNVCIVGPSGGGKSTISSLLLRFYDPLEGSISIGKQKLKDVSVKSLRRNVGVVSQEPVLFSGTIAENIAYSVPGATREQIFEAAKKANCSFISDFPDGLDTLVGARGAQLSGGQKQRIAIARALIKSPSILILDEATSALDAESESSVNKALVNLMKEKSTTISIAHRLSTISRSDQVIVLGQGGYVAEQGKFKELYADPHSALSQLLQARSDILPDNVSHSFTETPERLEETEADKEEAMVEIDQELKREMEEEDDDRNLNYIK